In Chryseobacterium gleum, a single genomic region encodes these proteins:
- a CDS encoding Gfo/Idh/MocA family protein, whose product MDNSNSRRNFLKTAALAGFGALVLPNSLFAYSNDFKTDKKVRVGFIGVGLRGQEHVKLLAKRNDVEIVAFADPEKRMLAASQKILKDNNKPAAQEFSNGEYDYRNLLKLKTIDAVVIATPWEWHLTQGVEAMRAKKIVGMEVSGAIKLQDCWEFVKVYEETKVPIFMMENVCYRRDIMAILNMVRKGMFGELVHGRGGYQHDLRGVLFNDGVTPYNSGAEFGEKGFSEAKWRTEHYVKRNGELYPTHGLGPVAMMMDINRGNRLTKLSSFSSKSVGLHKYIVEHPKGGENHPNAKVKFNQGDIVTTQIACANGETILLTHDTSLQRPYDLGFRVQGTEGLWQDFGWGDFNQGHIYFEKTMNHTHRWDNTEKWMKEYDHPIWKKFESTAAGAGHGGMDFFVMNTFIECIKRNIEFPMDVYDLALWYSITPLSEESIAKGGQVVDIPDFTNGKWKTRKPVFGMTDEF is encoded by the coding sequence ATGGACAATAGCAACTCCCGCAGGAACTTTCTTAAGACAGCAGCTTTAGCAGGCTTTGGGGCACTGGTTTTACCCAATTCTTTATTTGCCTATTCCAATGATTTTAAAACAGATAAAAAGGTCCGCGTTGGTTTTATTGGCGTCGGTCTTCGTGGGCAGGAACATGTAAAATTACTGGCAAAACGTAATGATGTAGAGATTGTAGCATTTGCAGATCCGGAGAAAAGAATGCTTGCTGCATCTCAAAAAATACTAAAAGACAATAATAAACCGGCTGCTCAGGAGTTTTCCAACGGAGAATATGACTACCGGAATCTTTTAAAATTAAAAACAATAGACGCCGTTGTTATTGCAACACCGTGGGAATGGCATCTTACCCAAGGTGTGGAAGCCATGCGTGCTAAAAAAATTGTGGGCATGGAGGTTTCAGGAGCCATAAAGCTTCAGGACTGCTGGGAATTTGTAAAGGTTTACGAAGAAACGAAAGTTCCTATCTTCATGATGGAAAATGTTTGCTACCGAAGAGATATCATGGCTATTCTGAACATGGTCCGTAAAGGGATGTTCGGGGAATTGGTGCATGGAAGAGGCGGCTATCAGCATGATCTGAGAGGTGTTCTTTTCAATGACGGAGTTACTCCATACAATTCCGGTGCTGAATTCGGAGAAAAAGGATTCAGTGAAGCAAAATGGAGAACCGAACATTATGTAAAACGTAACGGAGAGCTTTATCCTACCCATGGATTAGGTCCGGTTGCCATGATGATGGATATCAACAGAGGAAACCGTTTAACCAAACTGTCTTCATTCTCATCAAAATCTGTAGGACTCCATAAATACATTGTTGAGCATCCAAAAGGTGGAGAAAATCATCCGAATGCCAAAGTCAAATTCAACCAGGGAGATATTGTAACCACCCAGATTGCCTGTGCCAACGGCGAAACCATCCTTCTTACTCATGATACAAGTTTACAGAGACCTTATGATCTTGGTTTCAGGGTTCAGGGAACTGAGGGATTGTGGCAGGATTTCGGATGGGGAGATTTTAACCAGGGACATATTTATTTTGAAAAAACAATGAATCATACCCACCGCTGGGACAATACGGAAAAATGGATGAAAGAATATGATCATCCGATATGGAAGAAGTTTGAAAGCACTGCTGCAGGAGCAGGACATGGTGGAATGGATTTCTTTGTGATGAATACTTTTATAGAATGTATCAAACGAAATATAGAATTCCCTATGGATGTATACGATCTGGCGCTGTGGTATTCAATTACCCCATTGAGTGAAGAGTCTATTGCCAAAGGAGGTCAGGTAGTTGACATCCCTGATTTCACCAACGGAAAATGGAAAACCCGTAAACCTGTATTTGGAATGACCGATGAGTTCTAA
- a CDS encoding AIM24 family protein: MSKYSIEAFINETKENPQQRDYFELETKHLLEINLNNQAVWTKRGSMVSYVGNINFERQGMLAGGIGNLLKKAISGEGARLMKAEGTGKLYVADSGKKVRILYLNNESVCVNGNDVLAHEQSVKSDITMLKSIAGMMSGGLFQVRLSGTGHIAITTHGDPLTLLVTPDTPVFTDPNATVAWSGNLNPELKTNVSFKSLIGRGSGEEFQMKFSGHGWVLIQPYEEVYYMEK; encoded by the coding sequence ATGAGCAAATATTCAATAGAAGCATTTATCAACGAAACAAAAGAAAATCCACAGCAAAGAGATTATTTTGAGCTGGAAACAAAACACCTTCTGGAAATCAATCTAAATAATCAGGCAGTATGGACGAAAAGAGGAAGCATGGTAAGCTATGTGGGAAACATCAATTTTGAAAGACAGGGAATGCTGGCTGGCGGAATTGGAAATCTTCTAAAGAAAGCTATCAGTGGTGAAGGAGCCAGGCTGATGAAAGCAGAAGGTACAGGAAAACTGTATGTAGCCGATTCCGGGAAGAAAGTCCGTATTCTTTATCTGAATAATGAATCTGTCTGCGTGAACGGAAATGACGTTCTTGCCCACGAACAAAGCGTAAAAAGTGATATCACAATGCTGAAAAGTATCGCAGGAATGATGTCCGGTGGTCTTTTCCAGGTAAGACTTTCAGGAACAGGACATATCGCCATTACCACGCACGGAGATCCATTGACCTTGTTGGTAACTCCTGATACACCAGTATTTACAGATCCGAATGCTACTGTTGCATGGTCCGGAAACCTAAACCCGGAACTGAAAACCAACGTTTCTTTCAAAAGCCTTATCGGAAGAGGAAGTGGCGAAGAGTTCCAGATGAAATTCTCAGGACACGGATGGGTGCTGATTCAGCCTTACGAAGAAGTGTACTATATGGAGAAATAA
- the queA gene encoding tRNA preQ1(34) S-adenosylmethionine ribosyltransferase-isomerase QueA: MKTSDFNFDLPAELLAEHPSEHRDEARLMVLDRKTQTIEHKLFKDVVDYFDEEDLFIFNNTKVFPARLYGNKEKTGAKIEVFLLRELDKETRVWDVLVDPARKIRIGNKLFFTEDESLVAEVIDNTTSRGRTLRFLFDGSYEEFRSKLKELGETPLPKYIKRAVEPEDAERYQTIYAKVEGAVAAPTAGLHFSKHLMKRLEIKGINFAEVTLHVGLGTFNPIEVEDLSKHKMESEEIIIDEKNAAIINKAVEAHRRVCAVGTTTMRALETSVSSNKKISAFNGWTNKFIYPPHEFGVANSMITNFHTPKSTLIMMIAAFAGRDFVMHAYEEAVKEKYKFYSYGDAMLIL; the protein is encoded by the coding sequence ATGAAAACATCAGATTTTAATTTTGATCTTCCTGCAGAATTATTGGCAGAACACCCATCAGAGCACAGAGACGAAGCGAGATTAATGGTACTTGATAGAAAAACACAGACTATCGAGCACAAATTATTCAAAGATGTAGTGGATTATTTTGATGAAGAGGATTTGTTCATCTTCAACAATACAAAAGTTTTCCCTGCACGTCTTTACGGAAACAAAGAAAAAACCGGGGCTAAAATTGAAGTTTTCTTATTAAGAGAGCTTGATAAAGAAACCAGAGTTTGGGATGTTTTGGTAGATCCTGCAAGAAAAATCAGAATTGGTAACAAATTATTCTTCACTGAAGATGAATCTTTGGTAGCTGAAGTTATTGATAACACAACTTCAAGAGGAAGAACATTAAGATTCTTATTCGACGGTTCTTACGAAGAATTCAGATCTAAATTAAAAGAACTGGGAGAAACTCCGCTTCCAAAATATATCAAAAGAGCTGTAGAGCCTGAAGATGCAGAAAGATACCAGACGATCTACGCAAAAGTAGAAGGAGCAGTAGCTGCACCTACAGCAGGTCTTCACTTCTCTAAGCATTTGATGAAGAGATTAGAGATCAAGGGAATCAATTTTGCTGAAGTTACGCTTCACGTAGGATTGGGAACTTTCAACCCGATTGAGGTAGAAGATCTTTCCAAGCATAAAATGGAGTCTGAAGAGATCATCATTGATGAGAAAAATGCTGCTATTATCAACAAAGCGGTAGAAGCTCACAGAAGAGTTTGTGCAGTAGGTACTACTACCATGAGAGCATTGGAAACTTCAGTTTCTTCAAATAAAAAAATCTCTGCTTTTAACGGATGGACAAATAAGTTCATTTATCCTCCTCACGAATTTGGAGTGGCTAACTCAATGATCACCAACTTCCACACACCGAAGTCTACTTTGATCATGATGATTGCTGCATTTGCCGGAAGAGATTTCGTAATGCACGCTTATGAAGAAGCCGTAAAAGAAAAGTATAAATTCTATTCTTACGGTGACGCAATGTTAATTCTATAA
- the rlmN gene encoding 23S rRNA (adenine(2503)-C(2))-methyltransferase RlmN: MKDIRTLSLDQLKDYFVSLGEKPFRAKQVYDWLWSKNLHSIDEMTNLSKSLREKISEEYTINPVSVDLLQKSSDGTIKNGVKLHDGLMVESVLIPTETRTTACVSSQVGCSLNCEFCATARLKRMRNLEVAEIVDQVALIDSQSRMYFDRPLSNIVFMGMGEPMMNYKNVVEAIKKITQPEGLGMSPRRITVSTSGIPKMIKMLADDELRVKLALSLHSAIESKRNEIMPFSDKFPLTDIMEALQYWYQKTGSVITFEYCVWKGINDGDEDIKALIKYCKQVPSKVNLIQYNPIGDGKYDQCNKQAEENYIRQLENAGITVMVRRSRGGDIDAACGQLANKTTD; this comes from the coding sequence ATGAAAGATATCCGTACATTATCATTAGACCAGCTTAAAGACTATTTTGTGTCTTTAGGAGAAAAACCGTTTCGTGCGAAGCAGGTCTATGACTGGCTATGGAGCAAAAACCTCCATTCAATTGACGAAATGACGAATCTTTCAAAATCACTTCGTGAGAAAATTTCGGAAGAATATACCATTAATCCTGTTTCCGTAGACCTTCTTCAAAAAAGTTCTGACGGAACCATCAAAAACGGAGTGAAACTTCATGACGGACTGATGGTGGAGTCTGTTCTTATTCCTACAGAAACAAGAACTACAGCCTGCGTATCTTCACAGGTAGGATGCTCCTTAAACTGCGAATTCTGCGCTACAGCAAGACTAAAAAGGATGAGAAACCTTGAAGTTGCTGAAATTGTAGACCAGGTTGCCCTGATTGACAGCCAGAGCAGAATGTATTTCGACAGACCGCTTTCCAATATCGTATTTATGGGAATGGGAGAGCCGATGATGAATTACAAAAACGTAGTGGAAGCCATCAAAAAAATTACCCAGCCGGAAGGATTGGGAATGTCTCCGAGGAGAATTACCGTTTCTACATCCGGTATCCCTAAAATGATTAAAATGCTTGCAGATGATGAGCTGCGTGTGAAGCTGGCCTTATCCCTTCACTCTGCCATCGAATCCAAGCGTAATGAGATCATGCCTTTCTCAGATAAATTTCCGTTGACGGATATTATGGAGGCGCTTCAGTACTGGTACCAAAAAACTGGTTCTGTTATCACCTTTGAATACTGTGTATGGAAAGGCATCAATGACGGTGATGAGGATATCAAAGCTCTAATTAAATATTGCAAACAGGTTCCTTCAAAAGTTAACCTGATTCAATATAACCCTATCGGGGATGGAAAATATGATCAGTGCAATAAACAGGCGGAAGAAAACTATATCCGTCAGCTTGAAAATGCAGGGATTACTGTAATGGTCAGAAGAAGCCGTGGAGGTGATATTGATGCAGCCTGCGGACAGCTGGCCAATAAAACTACAGATTAA